A single genomic interval of Stieleria maiorica harbors:
- a CDS encoding sodium ion-translocating decarboxylase subunit beta has translation MEYLSQKVVQLYETTAFAGLEAGNVVMMVIALGFIYLAITKRYEPLLLIPIGFGIIVGNMPTESGVPLVFAEDSVLRFLYFGVEKEIYPPLIFLGIGAMTDFSTMLSNPKLVLLGAAAQVGVFLTYLGALCLAFTPQQAGAIGIIGGADGPTAIFLASNLAPELLGAIAIAAYSYMALVPVIQPPIMRLLTTKNERLIRMKPSRKVARQELIMFPIVAFLICTLLAPGSIVLMGMLFFGNLLKECTVTDRLSLTARTAMIDIVTILLGFCVGASTTAQYFLKGESILIFVLGAASFAVATGCGVLFAKFMNLFLKEKINPLVGAAGVSAVPGSARVVQLVGQEEDPGNYLLMHAMAPNVAGVIGSAIAAGVLWSQLAS, from the coding sequence ATGGAATACTTGAGCCAAAAAGTGGTCCAGCTTTACGAGACGACGGCCTTTGCGGGGCTCGAAGCAGGCAACGTGGTGATGATGGTGATCGCCCTGGGCTTCATCTACCTGGCCATCACCAAACGCTACGAACCCTTGCTGTTGATCCCGATCGGTTTCGGAATCATTGTCGGTAACATGCCGACCGAATCCGGTGTGCCGTTGGTGTTCGCCGAAGACAGCGTGCTGCGGTTCCTCTACTTTGGCGTCGAAAAAGAGATTTACCCGCCGTTGATCTTTTTGGGGATCGGCGCGATGACCGATTTTTCCACGATGCTGTCCAATCCGAAGCTGGTGCTGTTGGGCGCCGCGGCCCAGGTCGGCGTGTTCCTGACCTACCTGGGAGCGTTGTGTCTGGCGTTTACGCCGCAACAAGCCGGGGCGATCGGGATCATCGGCGGGGCCGACGGTCCGACCGCGATTTTCTTGGCGTCCAACCTGGCGCCCGAGTTATTGGGAGCCATCGCGATCGCGGCTTATTCCTACATGGCTCTGGTGCCGGTCATCCAGCCGCCGATCATGCGGCTGTTGACGACCAAAAATGAGCGTCTGATTCGGATGAAGCCCTCGCGCAAGGTCGCGCGTCAGGAACTGATCATGTTTCCGATCGTCGCGTTTCTGATCTGCACGCTGTTGGCACCCGGTTCGATCGTGCTGATGGGAATGTTGTTCTTCGGGAACCTTTTAAAAGAATGCACGGTTACGGATCGATTGTCGTTGACGGCGCGGACGGCGATGATCGACATCGTCACGATCTTGTTGGGCTTTTGTGTCGGTGCCAGCACGACCGCGCAGTACTTCCTGAAGGGTGAGTCGATCCTGATCTTTGTGCTCGGTGCCGCGTCGTTCGCCGTGGCAACCGGATGCGGCGTGTTGTTCGCCAAGTTCATGAACCTGTTCTTGAAGGAGAAGATCAACCCGCTGGTGGGCGCGGCCGGCGTGTCGGCGGTCCCTGGTTCGGCCCGCGTCGTGCAATTGGTCGGCCAGGAAGAAGACCCCGGGAACTATCTGTTGATGCATGCCATGGCTCCCAACGTCGCCGGCGTGATCGGTTCGGCGATCGCCGCCGGAGTGTTGTGGTCGCAGTTGGCGTCGTAG
- a CDS encoding RNA polymerase sigma factor gives MSGPTSVSLLQRLRDSADEAAWQRFCDLYSPIIRGWLIRRGLNQNDADDVQQSVMEKLAEKLPAFEHNGNTGAFRLWLKNVVANRLTVAWREKQRLGQGAGSEQVGEMAKQLADPNSQLSQLWDQEYQQRLCERLLSLAEPDFSPQTMSAFRMVFLENRKAKEVGEELGLTANAVRIAQSRVLSRLRELGEGLLDD, from the coding sequence ATGTCCGGCCCCACCTCCGTCAGCCTGCTTCAGCGGCTTCGTGATTCCGCCGACGAGGCGGCGTGGCAGCGATTTTGCGATCTTTATTCGCCGATCATTCGGGGCTGGTTGATCCGCCGCGGATTGAATCAAAACGATGCCGATGACGTGCAGCAGAGTGTGATGGAAAAGCTGGCGGAGAAGCTGCCCGCATTCGAGCACAACGGCAATACTGGTGCATTTCGGCTGTGGCTGAAGAACGTCGTCGCGAACCGGCTGACGGTCGCTTGGCGAGAAAAGCAACGCCTGGGACAGGGTGCCGGCAGCGAGCAGGTCGGCGAAATGGCCAAACAGCTTGCCGATCCGAACAGCCAGTTGAGCCAGTTGTGGGACCAGGAATACCAACAACGCCTTTGCGAACGGTTGCTTTCTCTGGCCGAACCCGATTTCTCGCCGCAAACGATGTCAGCGTTTCGGATGGTGTTCCTGGAAAACCGAAAGGCCAAGGAGGTCGGCGAGGAACTCGGGTTGACCGCCAACGCCGTGCGAATCGCTCAGTCCAGAGTGCTGAGCCGGTTGCGAGAGTTGGGCGAAGGGCTTTTGGACGACTAG
- a CDS encoding WD40 repeat domain-containing serine/threonine protein kinase — protein MIHPDDAVLQRFKSGRLSSGEIDDLEKHLAECDACGQRIDDLEVQPDPLVRLLYEGLDETIVRPIPDQSAPDPSAPKGQHSPPPIRHGSAGPGGRSADPTRIPHYQDHHMLGHGGMGVVYRAFDPRVRRQVALKVIAPQREWRPEDRSRFQVEAAAAAHLQHANIVQIFEFGEADGILYCAFEFVAGGTLAERMRRRPLSPIETARLLATIADAVHYAHKRSVLHRDLKPDNILITENGTPKIADFGLAKRLDDAESKTITGVPMGTPAYMSPEQAEGSTQLTPATDIYSLGAIMYHCLVGQPVFQGSVLTVLEKVRSTEPVRPNALKPGIDRDLEAICLRCLQKEPGRRFATAAELSDDLRRFVAGLPVQSRVPSLWDRWRKSAKRNPLATTFGSLFIVSLLIALPIVVGLNIVLRRQQSELQQKQSALEETLDQSHRSAFALQLRRAADLAPQDPTKAIVYLEDKSICRPELRSVFWHVLKRYCDQKRTVFSEARDVTAMAVSPDSSIAVFGTSQGKLIVQPLDAPADAKPIDAHTEAVTCIRFHPDGKWIGTSGQDDVASVWATDSWQKVRTLDASESSVAVGDTNAIEFLGNDQFLTAHSDGAIRRWPAAGSATTVHRGTENGSLIGMSINADESLVASCAREPTGEIRVRAIPGWQEAGVTMSEDANALAFHPWQPAVLVSTGARRMVRQWSVSDSGISVTRELEGAFSEKGSCIAFSSDGSLLAAGSYDQTVRVWDFESGRMLFVAQCGAEVLSLAFEDSDRLWVGRRNQATEVWDLNRSMEPPYLVADADPSDRVIGRLVFDSATEQLVSSDLAGQIARWDPQTGRRLQVWNSPGGDSINAMDVDHEGLIAWASGESVFTCRSTEALPDAMPLTDEELSTESIAATPEGIAVATTDYRLMMLRSGQRSPVWQTELALLDLRYCKTANRLFGLVDRYGIDDQSEVWIGDPKTGVGHSIEFPFPVVAMAVSDDATQIAVANDSGQLILSDFDGNVISRSTSEQNTYITSLAFVDRSHTLVSSEEPGRLRFWDPRTRPTMTQRGSIPVSGKAPTAIAADDAGSRLFVGCEDGSIRALEY, from the coding sequence ATGATTCATCCTGACGACGCAGTCCTGCAACGATTCAAGTCGGGGCGTCTCTCATCCGGCGAGATCGATGATCTGGAAAAGCATCTGGCTGAGTGCGACGCCTGCGGACAGCGTATCGACGATCTGGAGGTGCAGCCGGATCCGTTGGTGCGTTTATTGTACGAGGGGCTGGACGAAACGATTGTTCGCCCAATCCCAGATCAATCCGCCCCTGATCCTTCCGCGCCGAAGGGGCAACATTCACCGCCACCGATTCGGCATGGTTCCGCCGGCCCCGGCGGGCGCTCGGCGGACCCGACGCGGATTCCGCACTATCAAGATCATCACATGTTGGGACACGGCGGGATGGGGGTCGTGTACCGGGCCTTTGACCCAAGAGTCCGACGCCAGGTGGCGTTGAAAGTGATCGCGCCGCAGCGTGAATGGCGGCCCGAGGATCGTTCGCGGTTTCAAGTCGAAGCGGCCGCCGCGGCGCACCTGCAGCACGCCAACATCGTGCAGATCTTTGAATTCGGTGAGGCGGATGGGATCTTGTATTGCGCGTTCGAATTCGTTGCCGGCGGCACATTGGCCGAACGCATGCGTCGCCGACCGCTTTCGCCGATCGAAACGGCACGGCTGTTGGCAACGATCGCCGACGCCGTCCACTATGCCCACAAACGGTCCGTTTTGCATCGCGATTTGAAGCCCGACAACATCTTGATCACCGAAAACGGGACTCCGAAAATCGCGGACTTCGGGTTGGCCAAACGTTTGGATGATGCCGAGTCGAAGACGATCACCGGGGTTCCGATGGGCACCCCGGCGTACATGTCACCCGAGCAAGCCGAAGGGTCCACGCAATTGACGCCTGCGACGGACATCTACTCCCTGGGCGCGATCATGTACCACTGCTTGGTCGGGCAACCGGTGTTCCAAGGTAGCGTGCTGACCGTGCTGGAAAAAGTTCGCAGCACCGAACCGGTCCGGCCGAACGCCTTGAAGCCTGGAATCGACCGCGATCTCGAAGCGATCTGTCTGCGTTGTCTGCAAAAGGAACCCGGGCGACGGTTCGCGACGGCCGCCGAGTTGTCCGACGACCTGCGGCGATTTGTGGCCGGCCTGCCGGTTCAATCACGTGTGCCGTCACTTTGGGATCGCTGGCGCAAGAGCGCAAAACGTAACCCGCTGGCCACGACCTTCGGATCGCTGTTTATCGTCTCGTTGCTGATCGCGCTGCCGATCGTCGTCGGACTGAACATCGTTCTCCGCCGGCAACAATCCGAGTTGCAGCAGAAACAATCCGCGCTCGAAGAGACGCTGGACCAAAGCCATCGATCCGCGTTCGCGCTGCAACTCAGACGTGCCGCCGATCTCGCTCCTCAAGATCCGACCAAAGCGATCGTGTATCTGGAGGATAAATCGATCTGTCGGCCCGAGCTGCGCAGTGTCTTTTGGCACGTCTTGAAGCGTTACTGCGATCAGAAACGGACCGTGTTTTCCGAGGCGAGGGATGTTACCGCGATGGCGGTCTCGCCCGATTCCTCCATTGCCGTCTTCGGCACCTCGCAGGGCAAGCTTATCGTTCAACCGCTCGACGCCCCGGCGGATGCCAAACCGATCGACGCTCATACCGAAGCGGTGACTTGCATCCGCTTTCACCCCGACGGCAAATGGATAGGGACTTCCGGACAAGACGATGTCGCGTCGGTTTGGGCGACGGATTCGTGGCAGAAAGTCCGAACGCTCGATGCGAGCGAGTCGTCGGTCGCCGTGGGGGATACCAATGCGATTGAGTTCTTGGGCAACGACCAGTTTTTGACGGCACACAGCGACGGCGCGATCCGCCGGTGGCCGGCTGCGGGCTCTGCGACGACAGTGCACAGGGGCACAGAGAACGGTTCGCTGATCGGCATGTCAATCAATGCCGATGAAAGTCTGGTCGCGAGCTGTGCCCGGGAGCCGACGGGGGAAATCCGAGTGCGTGCGATCCCGGGCTGGCAGGAAGCTGGTGTGACGATGTCGGAGGACGCCAATGCACTGGCGTTTCACCCTTGGCAACCGGCCGTGTTGGTCTCCACCGGAGCACGTCGGATGGTGCGTCAATGGTCGGTTTCCGACAGCGGGATTAGCGTCACCCGAGAACTAGAGGGCGCGTTTTCCGAGAAAGGCAGTTGTATCGCTTTCTCTTCCGACGGCAGCTTGCTGGCCGCGGGGAGCTATGACCAGACCGTTCGCGTTTGGGATTTCGAATCCGGACGCATGTTGTTTGTCGCGCAGTGTGGAGCCGAGGTGCTGTCGTTGGCCTTTGAGGATTCCGATCGGTTGTGGGTGGGGCGACGCAATCAAGCGACCGAAGTTTGGGATCTAAACCGGTCGATGGAGCCGCCTTACCTGGTCGCCGACGCCGATCCATCGGATCGTGTGATCGGACGGCTCGTTTTTGATTCCGCCACGGAGCAATTGGTGTCGTCTGATTTGGCCGGCCAGATCGCCCGCTGGGATCCGCAAACCGGTCGCCGTCTGCAGGTCTGGAACTCACCCGGCGGTGATTCCATCAATGCGATGGATGTCGATCACGAAGGGCTGATTGCTTGGGCCTCGGGCGAATCGGTTTTCACCTGCCGATCGACCGAGGCCTTGCCCGACGCGATGCCATTGACCGACGAGGAACTGTCGACCGAGTCGATCGCCGCGACGCCCGAAGGGATCGCCGTCGCCACGACCGATTATCGATTGATGATGTTGCGTTCCGGGCAGCGCAGCCCCGTCTGGCAAACCGAGCTTGCACTGCTCGATTTGCGCTATTGCAAAACCGCGAATCGGTTGTTTGGCCTGGTCGATCGCTATGGGATCGATGATCAATCGGAAGTTTGGATCGGTGATCCGAAAACGGGCGTCGGGCATTCGATCGAGTTTCCGTTTCCCGTTGTCGCCATGGCCGTCTCCGATGACGCCACACAGATTGCCGTGGCGAACGACTCGGGGCAATTGATCTTGTCGGATTTCGACGGCAACGTGATCTCGCGTTCCACGTCAGAGCAAAACACGTACATCACGTCACTGGCCTTTGTCGACCGAAGCCACACATTGGTCTCGTCGGAAGAACCGGGGCGACTGCGGTTTTGGGATCCACGGACCCGGCCGACGATGACACAGCGAGGGTCGATCCCCGTGTCCGGCAAAGCACCGACGGCGATCGCGGCCGATGACGCCGGATCACGGTTGTTCGTCGGTTGCGAGGACGGATCGATTCGCGCGCTGGAGTACTAG
- a CDS encoding caspase family protein, whose translation MTRPTTSIGNEVMRIITFTFAFSCIVALPHVPADAQWQGIARGIAQQAMSNAQPRPSSYRPQTTSRPVTPSQTINRQGTTASTSPASSGRGTTGATNQPSQSAAPTKYSALIVATRDYSQAGELPSLSGTNRDAELIAAALRRGGYNEDDITLIYDDAQSESLRPTSVNIEKQFFEFLSRADAGVATIFFIGHGITHEGKSYYCAQDTNDDSLADPNPDAAGLISINALANVFAKPANCAAENKLIVVDACRNAASDQYRGLVSSLSTIEDVADDVWILSSCSEGQRSWISNEIVQGERHPVFTYYLAQGLEGAADLLGDHDGRVGLFELFTYAFVKTSETVDAFETKPGTRPIRQTPELFGLAPPFELATVSNLVARRTLTTGDMQAEARRSADQIADDMLVNLRMSEALFRQQISVDRSDEEFARLQNTQRGYLNYLLGNRIRAALEINADCRLAHLARGITYRQAGLFAEALDGFNRGDENFNLFVVSDDQSLNRHFVSDDQGNRLVDANGVPVPKIKRETDVTRVEVFGEPGSGPAATIARESKIKIVDVRDVDGQQWLRFDSLNDEPIGPYWISRDLVHWLPDAVDVYTPSTVMRPMGASVSGVANRFDYAANQMSQLADNLELPARGLEQIAVPLRVPGQQIRAAGRNLGQGIDQFNSGMSRASGLLNSIPGVYVPSFGIPNYPRRMADTAAYYADIPASIASVAAGKARIPAGYVRRGGSYVQMPSNYIHRVQGWSGQAVKYESGHREQVKMEQKRKKLENNGHLGPVKATPIRIAELPWLFDRDSEDEKENKKSTDS comes from the coding sequence ATGACTCGCCCCACCACATCCATCGGAAACGAAGTCATGCGAATAATTACCTTCACCTTTGCGTTCAGCTGCATTGTCGCACTGCCCCACGTTCCGGCCGATGCCCAGTGGCAAGGGATCGCGCGGGGGATCGCCCAGCAAGCGATGTCCAACGCGCAGCCGCGTCCGAGTTCCTATCGACCGCAGACGACCAGTCGCCCCGTGACGCCGTCACAAACGATCAATCGGCAGGGAACGACCGCATCGACGTCTCCGGCGTCGTCGGGGCGTGGGACGACCGGCGCCACAAATCAGCCATCTCAATCGGCGGCCCCCACGAAGTATTCTGCGTTGATCGTCGCCACGCGGGACTATTCCCAGGCCGGCGAACTGCCCTCGCTCTCAGGAACCAACCGCGACGCCGAACTGATCGCCGCGGCGCTCCGCCGGGGTGGTTACAACGAAGACGACATCACGTTGATCTACGACGATGCGCAATCCGAATCGCTGCGTCCGACCAGCGTGAACATCGAAAAACAGTTCTTCGAGTTCCTTTCCCGAGCCGATGCCGGCGTCGCAACGATCTTCTTTATCGGCCACGGCATCACGCACGAGGGTAAGAGCTACTACTGCGCGCAAGACACCAACGACGACTCTCTGGCCGACCCCAACCCGGATGCCGCCGGTCTGATTTCGATCAACGCCCTGGCCAACGTCTTCGCCAAACCCGCCAACTGTGCCGCGGAAAACAAATTGATCGTCGTCGATGCCTGCCGAAACGCCGCGTCGGACCAGTATCGCGGACTGGTGTCGTCGCTTTCCACGATCGAAGACGTCGCCGATGATGTCTGGATTCTCAGCAGTTGCAGCGAAGGCCAACGATCGTGGATCAGCAATGAGATCGTCCAGGGCGAACGGCACCCCGTCTTCACCTACTATTTGGCACAGGGTTTGGAAGGCGCCGCCGACCTGTTGGGCGATCATGACGGACGGGTCGGACTGTTCGAATTGTTCACCTATGCGTTTGTCAAGACAAGCGAAACGGTCGACGCCTTCGAGACAAAACCGGGAACCCGACCCATCCGCCAAACGCCAGAACTGTTCGGACTGGCACCGCCGTTCGAACTGGCCACGGTCAGTAACTTGGTCGCACGCCGCACGCTGACCACCGGCGACATGCAAGCCGAAGCAAGACGCTCGGCCGATCAGATCGCCGATGACATGCTTGTTAACCTGCGAATGTCCGAAGCCTTGTTTCGACAACAAATCTCCGTCGATCGATCGGACGAAGAGTTCGCACGGTTGCAAAATACACAGCGCGGGTATCTGAACTACTTGCTAGGAAATCGAATCCGGGCGGCGTTGGAAATCAACGCCGACTGTCGGCTCGCGCACTTGGCTCGTGGCATCACCTATCGACAAGCCGGCCTGTTCGCCGAAGCATTGGACGGATTCAATCGTGGCGATGAGAACTTTAACTTGTTCGTCGTTTCCGATGACCAGAGTTTGAACCGACACTTCGTCAGCGATGACCAGGGGAATCGCCTGGTCGACGCCAATGGGGTTCCCGTCCCGAAAATCAAACGTGAGACCGACGTGACACGAGTGGAGGTGTTCGGCGAACCGGGAAGCGGTCCGGCGGCCACGATCGCGCGCGAATCCAAAATCAAAATCGTTGACGTCCGTGATGTCGATGGCCAGCAATGGTTGCGTTTTGATTCGCTCAACGATGAACCGATCGGTCCCTATTGGATCAGCCGCGACCTGGTCCACTGGCTGCCCGACGCCGTCGACGTCTACACGCCCAGCACCGTGATGCGACCGATGGGCGCAAGCGTCTCCGGGGTCGCCAATCGGTTTGATTACGCGGCCAATCAAATGTCTCAGTTGGCTGATAATCTGGAACTCCCGGCACGCGGGCTCGAGCAAATCGCTGTACCACTGAGGGTACCGGGACAGCAGATTCGCGCCGCCGGCCGAAATCTCGGCCAGGGGATCGACCAGTTCAACTCCGGGATGTCCAGGGCGTCTGGGCTGTTGAATTCGATTCCCGGAGTCTACGTCCCTTCGTTCGGCATTCCCAACTACCCGCGACGGATGGCGGACACAGCCGCTTACTACGCGGACATTCCGGCGTCGATTGCGTCGGTCGCTGCCGGCAAGGCCCGGATTCCGGCGGGCTACGTCCGCCGTGGCGGCAGCTATGTCCAGATGCCTTCCAACTACATCCACCGCGTTCAAGGCTGGTCCGGCCAGGCGGTCAAGTACGAATCGGGGCATCGTGAACAGGTCAAGATGGAGCAGAAACGCAAGAAGCTGGAAAACAACGGGCACCTCGGCCCCGTCAAAGCGACGCCGATCCGAATCGCCGAATTGCCCTGGTTGTTCGACCGCGACTCGGAGGACGAAAAAGAAAACAAAAAGTCCACAGATTCCTGA
- a CDS encoding caspase family protein — MLRIHPLFLALLPALLPVVTSAQQPIESTGRLHAILIGVDDYYRSTGLNYAGSDVRLLKETLQTHCRCDSVYVMTQQGSPRDQPDFAKVLGALRDELHLANNGNYDSLLVFFAGHGLIHPDDGSLFLAPGDFIPGLEKQTCIPIALVRELLAHCDHIRRKILILDSCHAGSKTDDREELRSQPTGGDIARQLGNPGGLITFASCRSEQSSIEWPQRRHGLVTFWMCVGLSGWADQEIDGRRDGQIQVGELHQFVSEMVASTLDLFALRKGVRHPQQPDLIAPASEHQTVIASVDHDSDSQAITSSLEKASRLIKLLRPEDAIVELENAMKLKPWDPEICAWKAKAHLHFYEKSKRSEHLETALADLDTAILLTEYLIENRGRRELSSDLRQYEIRREVLIADYPRVAR; from the coding sequence ATGCTTCGAATCCACCCGCTGTTTCTCGCACTGCTACCGGCGTTGCTGCCGGTCGTGACGTCGGCCCAACAACCAATCGAATCGACAGGGCGCTTGCACGCGATCCTGATCGGCGTGGACGATTACTATCGATCAACCGGTTTGAATTACGCCGGTTCGGACGTCCGATTGCTCAAGGAGACGCTGCAAACGCATTGCCGATGTGACAGCGTCTACGTGATGACGCAGCAGGGTTCGCCGCGGGACCAACCCGATTTTGCCAAGGTGCTCGGCGCCCTGCGAGACGAATTGCATCTGGCCAACAATGGCAACTACGACTCGCTGCTGGTTTTTTTCGCCGGGCACGGTTTGATTCATCCCGACGACGGCAGTCTGTTCCTTGCCCCCGGCGATTTTATTCCCGGCTTGGAGAAACAAACCTGCATCCCGATCGCCCTGGTCCGCGAGTTGTTGGCCCACTGCGATCACATCCGACGCAAAATACTGATCCTGGACAGCTGCCACGCCGGATCGAAAACCGACGACCGAGAGGAGTTGCGGTCTCAGCCCACCGGCGGCGATATCGCCCGGCAACTTGGAAACCCCGGCGGGTTGATCACGTTTGCCAGCTGCCGCAGCGAGCAGTCCAGTATCGAATGGCCACAACGACGACACGGACTGGTGACGTTTTGGATGTGTGTCGGACTGAGCGGATGGGCCGACCAAGAAATCGATGGCCGGCGAGACGGACAAATCCAGGTTGGGGAACTTCACCAGTTCGTCAGCGAAATGGTCGCGTCAACGCTCGACCTGTTCGCATTGCGAAAAGGTGTGCGTCATCCACAACAGCCCGACCTGATCGCCCCGGCATCGGAGCACCAAACGGTGATCGCTTCGGTCGACCATGATTCCGATTCCCAAGCGATCACGTCCTCGCTCGAAAAAGCCTCGCGCCTGATTAAGCTACTCCGGCCCGAAGACGCGATCGTAGAACTTGAGAATGCGATGAAACTGAAACCTTGGGATCCCGAGATTTGTGCTTGGAAGGCGAAGGCCCATCTGCATTTTTATGAAAAATCGAAACGAAGCGAACACCTGGAGACAGCGTTGGCGGATCTGGACACCGCGATCTTGCTGACCGAGTACCTGATCGAAAACCGAGGACGCCGCGAACTTTCATCGGATCTTCGGCAATACGAGATCCGACGCGAAGTGCTGATCGCCGATTATCCGAGGGTTGCACGATGA